The following are from one region of the Actinoplanes sp. L3-i22 genome:
- a CDS encoding GlsB/YeaQ/YmgE family stress response membrane protein, whose amino-acid sequence MEITGIFTAIIIGLVVGALGRLVVPGKQAIPIWLTIVIGIVAALIGTFIAAAINVDDTKGIDWIELFLQIGLAAIGVALAAGARARR is encoded by the coding sequence GTGGAAATCACCGGCATCTTCACCGCGATCATCATCGGCCTGGTCGTCGGCGCGCTCGGGCGCCTCGTCGTGCCCGGCAAGCAGGCCATCCCGATCTGGCTGACCATCGTCATCGGCATCGTGGCCGCGCTGATCGGCACGTTCATCGCGGCCGCCATCAACGTCGACGACACCAAGGGCATCGACTGGATCGAGCTCTTCCTGCAGATCGGCCTCGCCGCCATCGGGGTCGCCCTCGCGGCGGGCGCCCGCGCCCGCCGCTGA
- a CDS encoding ABC transporter ATP-binding protein has translation MTRGELLSWAARQSRAGLLASWIGGLGYQGGLLALPWAMGHGVDAVRTGDRPALLLWAGATLAVSVALTGAEWAMRWWSTLAGVRTGNALLLRLAGRVLGWDAATAHRFSSGDLVVRGTRDAEQVTVWLSTVPSLASGVLGMITVLVLIATLDPLLAVIGLAALPLLVLVNLWYPRRYERANEQLSAAHGARADAVEDLLSASTAVRGLGGEAVLIERHHAASRTVRDRTLAVARVAAGWSAHAPFVPWLATAAGVAVGGLAVLDGRLSVGGLTVFAGWMALLGRQVMMLTLRFSQFGDAWTAAGRIAEVLEASPELVAPADPKPVPEGSLRTAGITVRDGFALPDLAVAPGEFVAVMGPVGSGKSTLLRLLARLADPATGAVTLGGTDLRELDLDQLRGAVTLVGQRPLLLSGTIADNLRLGRPGVTDERIREACRHAAILAHVESLPAGFGTELGERGAGVSGGQAQRLALARGLLRDARVLLLDDVTSAVDAGTEQRILDGLRAQGCTVVFATSRPAVAARADRVIHLGVHDGELVHG, from the coding sequence GTGACCCGCGGTGAGCTGCTGAGCTGGGCGGCCCGGCAGTCCCGGGCCGGATTGCTCGCGTCGTGGATCGGCGGGCTCGGCTACCAGGGTGGGCTGCTCGCCCTGCCGTGGGCGATGGGCCACGGCGTCGACGCGGTCCGCACCGGCGACCGGCCGGCCCTGCTGCTGTGGGCCGGCGCCACCCTGGCCGTCTCGGTCGCGCTGACCGGCGCCGAGTGGGCGATGCGCTGGTGGTCGACGCTCGCCGGGGTCCGCACCGGCAACGCGCTGCTGCTGCGCCTGGCCGGGCGGGTGCTCGGCTGGGACGCCGCGACCGCGCACCGGTTCAGCTCCGGTGACCTGGTGGTCCGCGGCACCCGCGACGCCGAGCAGGTCACCGTCTGGCTGTCCACGGTGCCGTCGCTGGCCAGCGGAGTGCTCGGGATGATCACCGTGCTGGTCCTGATCGCCACGCTGGACCCGCTGCTCGCGGTGATCGGGCTGGCCGCGCTGCCGCTGCTGGTGCTGGTCAACCTCTGGTACCCGCGCCGCTACGAGCGGGCCAACGAGCAGCTCTCCGCCGCGCACGGCGCCCGCGCCGATGCCGTCGAGGACCTGCTCTCGGCCAGCACCGCGGTCCGTGGCCTGGGCGGCGAGGCGGTGCTGATCGAGCGGCACCACGCGGCCAGCCGGACCGTCCGGGACCGCACCCTGGCGGTGGCCCGGGTCGCGGCCGGCTGGTCGGCGCACGCCCCGTTCGTCCCCTGGCTGGCGACCGCGGCCGGGGTCGCCGTCGGTGGTCTCGCGGTGCTCGACGGGCGGCTCTCGGTCGGCGGCCTGACCGTCTTCGCCGGCTGGATGGCGCTGCTCGGCCGGCAGGTGATGATGCTGACGCTGCGGTTCAGCCAGTTCGGCGACGCGTGGACGGCGGCCGGCCGGATCGCCGAGGTCCTCGAAGCGTCCCCGGAGCTGGTCGCCCCGGCGGATCCGAAGCCGGTGCCCGAGGGGTCGTTGCGGACCGCCGGGATCACCGTGCGCGACGGCTTCGCGCTGCCGGACCTCGCCGTCGCGCCCGGCGAGTTCGTCGCGGTGATGGGGCCGGTCGGCAGCGGCAAGTCCACGCTGCTGCGGCTGCTCGCCCGGCTCGCCGACCCGGCCACCGGCGCGGTCACGCTCGGCGGGACCGACCTGCGCGAACTGGACCTGGACCAGCTGCGCGGCGCGGTCACCCTGGTCGGGCAGCGGCCGCTGCTGCTGTCCGGGACGATCGCCGACAACCTGCGGCTGGGCCGGCCCGGGGTCACCGACGAGCGGATCCGCGAGGCCTGCCGGCACGCCGCGATCCTCGCGCACGTCGAGTCGCTGCCCGCCGGGTTCGGCACCGAGCTCGGCGAACGCGGCGCGGGCGTCTCCGGTGGCCAGGCGCAGCGGCTCGCGCTCGCCCGCGGCCTGCTGCGCGACGCCCGGGTGCTGCTGCTCGACGACGTGACCTCGGCCGTCGACGCCGGCACCGAGCAACGCATCCTCGACGGCCTCCGTGCGCAGGGGTGCACGGTCGTCTTCGCCACCTCGCGCCCGGCGGTCGCCGCGCGCGCCGACCGGGTCATCCACCTGGGCGTGCACGACGGGGAGCTGGTCCATGGCTGA
- a CDS encoding siderophore-interacting protein, which produces MITAREVELVWHDLTPRLLEVVRTEAVSPRMLRVTLGGEQLDGFRYGAPDDHVKVFFPEPGAELPVMPTLGEDGLEPPPPGSPLPTFRDYTIRYLRPEQRELDIDFALHGHGPGGSWAAKAQPGDRVGILGPRGSTVVPLTFDWYLLGADETALPALGAWLEQLPAGATVLAFAEVADAAEQQPLARPATWLHRDRGQSLQAAILAAELPTGDGYVWVAGEATGLKPIRRHIRSRGLNRDWTEIDGYWKRGVVNLDHHEDENE; this is translated from the coding sequence ATGATCACCGCCCGCGAGGTCGAACTGGTCTGGCACGACCTGACCCCCAGGCTGCTCGAGGTGGTCCGCACCGAGGCGGTCAGCCCGCGCATGCTGCGCGTCACCCTCGGCGGCGAGCAGCTCGACGGGTTCCGCTACGGCGCGCCGGACGACCACGTCAAGGTGTTCTTCCCGGAGCCGGGCGCCGAGCTGCCGGTGATGCCGACGCTCGGCGAGGACGGCCTGGAGCCGCCGCCGCCCGGCTCGCCGCTGCCGACGTTCCGCGACTACACGATCCGCTACCTGCGGCCCGAGCAGCGCGAACTCGACATCGACTTCGCGCTGCACGGGCACGGCCCGGGCGGGTCCTGGGCGGCGAAGGCGCAGCCCGGCGACCGGGTCGGCATCCTCGGGCCGCGCGGCTCGACGGTGGTCCCGCTGACCTTCGACTGGTACCTGCTCGGCGCCGACGAGACCGCGCTGCCGGCCCTGGGCGCCTGGCTGGAGCAGCTGCCGGCCGGCGCGACCGTGCTCGCCTTCGCCGAGGTCGCCGACGCCGCCGAGCAGCAGCCGCTGGCCCGGCCGGCGACCTGGCTGCACCGCGACCGCGGGCAGTCCCTGCAGGCGGCGATCCTCGCGGCCGAGCTGCCCACCGGCGACGGCTACGTCTGGGTCGCCGGCGAGGCCACCGGGCTCAAGCCGATCCGCCGGCACATCCGGTCGCGGGGCCTGAACCGGGACTGGACCGAGATCGACGGCTACTGGAAGCGCGGCGTCGTGAACCTGGACCACCACGAGGACGAGAATGAGTGA
- a CDS encoding (2,3-dihydroxybenzoyl)adenylate synthase codes for MWPDDFAERYRKLGYWTGQTLFELLSDSDRIAVGALTYRQLRARSLRLAAGFHQWGVRPGDRVVVQLPNVTEYFEVIFALFRLGALPVFALPAHRSSEIGYFCSHTSAVAFITEHAELAAAAGDAKVILIGELAGIDGDPATLPPGPQPSDLAFLQLSGGSTGLPKLIPRTHDDYLYSVRESATICGLTEDSVYLAVLPVAHNFTMSSPGVLGVFHAGGRVVLSPRPDPATVFPLIERERVTITAVVPPLAHLWLEGSSLASDLSSLEVLQVGGAKLADTVAERVRPVLGCQLQQVFGMAEGLVNYTRLDDPDEIVLHTQGRPISPDDEVLIVDDDDRPVPDGTVGHLLTRGPYTIRGYWHAEEHNKTAFTEDGFYRTGDLVRRVDGGYLVVEGRAKDQINRGGEKIAAEEVENHLLTHPAVHDVAVVAVPDVYLGERTCAFVVPRTGATAPKLAEVRAYLRDRGLAEYKIPDRVRVLDTFPVTGVGKVSRRELRAALRASAR; via the coding sequence ATGTGGCCTGACGACTTCGCCGAGCGCTACCGCAAGCTCGGCTACTGGACCGGCCAGACGCTCTTCGAGCTGCTGTCCGATTCTGACCGGATCGCCGTGGGCGCGCTCACCTATCGGCAGCTCCGGGCGAGATCTCTGCGGCTTGCCGCCGGGTTCCATCAATGGGGGGTACGGCCGGGAGACCGTGTCGTGGTCCAACTGCCGAACGTCACCGAGTACTTCGAGGTGATCTTCGCGCTGTTCCGGCTCGGCGCCCTGCCGGTCTTCGCCCTCCCGGCCCACCGCAGCTCGGAGATCGGCTACTTCTGTTCGCACACCTCCGCGGTCGCGTTCATCACCGAGCACGCCGAGCTGGCCGCCGCGGCCGGTGACGCCAAGGTGATCCTGATCGGCGAGCTGGCCGGCATCGACGGCGACCCGGCCACCCTGCCGCCCGGCCCGCAGCCCTCGGACCTGGCATTCCTGCAGCTCTCCGGCGGCAGCACCGGCCTGCCGAAGCTGATCCCGCGCACCCACGACGACTACCTCTACAGCGTCCGGGAGAGCGCCACCATCTGCGGCCTGACCGAGGACAGCGTCTACCTGGCGGTGCTGCCGGTCGCGCACAACTTCACCATGTCCTCGCCGGGCGTGCTCGGCGTCTTCCACGCCGGCGGCCGGGTCGTGCTGTCGCCCCGGCCGGACCCGGCGACGGTGTTCCCGCTGATCGAGCGGGAGCGGGTCACGATCACCGCGGTCGTGCCGCCGCTGGCGCACCTGTGGCTGGAGGGCAGTTCGCTGGCGTCCGATCTGTCCAGCCTGGAAGTGCTGCAGGTGGGCGGCGCCAAACTCGCCGACACCGTCGCCGAGCGGGTGCGGCCGGTGCTCGGCTGCCAGTTGCAGCAGGTCTTCGGGATGGCCGAGGGCCTGGTCAACTACACCCGGCTGGACGACCCGGACGAGATCGTGCTGCACACCCAGGGGCGGCCGATCTCGCCCGACGACGAGGTGCTGATCGTCGACGACGACGATCGGCCCGTGCCGGACGGGACCGTGGGGCATCTGCTGACCCGGGGTCCGTACACCATCCGGGGTTACTGGCACGCGGAAGAGCACAACAAGACCGCGTTCACCGAGGACGGCTTCTACCGCACCGGCGATCTGGTGCGCCGGGTCGACGGCGGCTACCTGGTCGTCGAGGGCCGGGCCAAGGACCAGATCAACCGTGGCGGCGAGAAGATCGCCGCCGAGGAGGTGGAGAACCACCTGCTCACCCACCCGGCGGTGCACGACGTCGCGGTCGTCGCGGTGCCCGATGTGTACCTCGGCGAGCGCACCTGCGCGTTCGTCGTGCCCAGGACCGGGGCGACCGCCCCGAAGCTTGCCGAGGTCCGCGCCTACCTGCGCGACCGCGGCCTGGCCGAGTACAAGATCCCGGACCGGGTCCGGGTGCTCGACACGTTTCCCGTCACCGGCGTCGGCAAGGTCAGCCGGCGCGAGCTGCGCGCGGCGTTGCGTGCCAGTGCCCGCTGA
- a CDS encoding alpha/beta fold hydrolase produces MPLIDIGGVRLNYDERGAGPAVLLLAGTGARGRTWHLHQVPALVKAGFRVVTFDTRGIAPSDTPPVVTMPDLVADAAGLIERLGLGPCRVAGSSMGARVAAELCLRRPELVDRAVLMATFGRPSAFLSALTAGERALRESGAKLPEEYLGAVRAMLNLSPRTLADDRVAQDWLDIFRLPVPGEPDGEASRLEAESEVDRFTAYAEISVPCLVLGFADDLIAPARGNRAVAAAIPGARYAEIPDAGHYGYLEQPEPVNAELIRFLTEEKS; encoded by the coding sequence ATGCCCCTGATCGATATCGGCGGGGTCCGCCTGAACTACGACGAACGTGGCGCCGGCCCGGCGGTGCTGTTGCTGGCCGGCACCGGCGCCCGCGGCCGCACCTGGCACCTGCACCAGGTCCCGGCCCTGGTCAAGGCCGGTTTCCGGGTGGTCACGTTCGACACCCGGGGGATCGCGCCGTCGGACACCCCGCCGGTGGTGACCATGCCGGACCTGGTCGCGGACGCGGCCGGGCTGATCGAGCGGCTCGGACTCGGGCCGTGCCGGGTGGCCGGCTCGTCGATGGGCGCGCGGGTCGCCGCCGAGCTGTGCCTGCGCCGGCCCGAGCTGGTCGACCGGGCGGTGCTGATGGCGACGTTCGGCAGGCCGAGCGCGTTCCTGAGCGCGCTGACCGCGGGGGAGCGGGCGCTGCGCGAGAGCGGGGCGAAGCTGCCGGAGGAGTACCTGGGCGCGGTGCGGGCGATGCTCAACCTGTCGCCGCGGACGCTCGCCGACGACCGGGTCGCGCAGGACTGGCTGGACATCTTCCGGCTGCCGGTGCCGGGGGAGCCGGACGGCGAGGCCAGCCGGCTGGAGGCCGAGTCGGAAGTGGACCGGTTCACGGCGTACGCCGAAATCTCTGTTCCTTGTCTTGTCCTCGGCTTCGCCGACGACCTGATCGCCCCCGCCCGCGGTAATCGCGCCGTCGCGGCGGCCATCCCCGGTGCCCGGTACGCGGAGATCCCCGACGCCGGTCACTACGGCTATCTGGAGCAGCCCGAGCCGGTCAACGCCGAGCTCATCCGGTTCCTGACAGAGGAGAAATCATGA
- a CDS encoding ABC transporter ATP-binding protein, with amino-acid sequence MADVRMLTEEPDQRHVLRRFWPHLRRHRAAMAGAVAVNLLATLALTLVPVAVGRAVDAVLDKNRQGLIAYAAMVLILVVARTVLLRWSELLLTRAGERVVHDLRDLVVERLGGTPLRFLEAHRGGDLLQRATVEIAELATFVRGQLPDLISLAGYVVFATVVLLTSSWQLFLLLVLVFAPPMWLLARIVRRAAERAYPAEAAARSTLTATFSESLLAREQLQIDGATGTWLARLRGDTEGYYRRARAAQGAATWIDATWVVQGFTSAALLVAGGILAANGHVTVGVVVTFVLASRDLFSSVDDLTLVVGELLETRVGLARLLDLLEATRPVSTLIKADKSDARGLSADRVTYSYAAGEPVLHGVTVHFAPGEHVGLAGETGSGKTTLAKLLCGLYLPDSGTVRLGGVDLADLDAADLRQRLVLIPQQVHMIAGTLADNLALTPGGKTHDDFAAAAGALGLAGWIDALPAGFDTDLGRRGERFSAGERQLVGLIRAAMTDPEVLILDEATADLDPGTAERIEQALARLRDGRTVLVIAHRPATIARLPRVVRLHAGRLATPGPEKDEEPCP; translated from the coding sequence ATGGCTGACGTACGGATGCTGACCGAGGAGCCCGACCAGCGGCACGTGCTGCGCCGGTTCTGGCCGCACCTGCGCCGGCACCGGGCCGCGATGGCCGGTGCGGTCGCGGTGAATCTGCTGGCCACCCTGGCGCTGACGCTGGTGCCGGTGGCCGTCGGCCGGGCGGTCGACGCGGTGCTGGACAAAAACCGGCAAGGGCTTATCGCGTACGCCGCAATGGTCTTGATCCTGGTTGTCGCCCGCACGGTCCTGCTGCGGTGGTCGGAGCTGCTGCTGACCCGGGCCGGCGAGCGGGTCGTGCACGACCTGCGCGACCTGGTGGTGGAGCGGCTCGGCGGGACACCGTTGCGGTTCCTGGAGGCGCATCGCGGCGGTGACCTGCTGCAACGGGCGACCGTCGAGATCGCCGAGCTGGCCACCTTCGTCCGCGGGCAGCTGCCCGACCTGATCTCGCTCGCCGGGTACGTGGTGTTCGCCACGGTCGTCCTGCTCACCTCGTCCTGGCAGCTGTTCCTGCTGCTGGTGCTGGTGTTCGCGCCGCCGATGTGGCTGTTGGCCCGGATCGTGCGGCGGGCCGCCGAGCGCGCCTACCCGGCCGAGGCCGCGGCCCGCTCGACGCTGACCGCGACGTTCTCGGAGAGCCTGCTGGCCCGGGAGCAGCTGCAGATCGACGGGGCGACCGGGACGTGGCTGGCCCGGCTGCGCGGGGACACCGAGGGGTACTACCGGCGGGCCCGGGCCGCGCAGGGGGCGGCGACCTGGATCGACGCCACCTGGGTGGTGCAGGGGTTCACCAGCGCGGCGCTGCTGGTCGCCGGTGGGATCCTCGCCGCGAACGGGCACGTCACGGTCGGTGTGGTGGTCACGTTCGTGCTGGCCAGCCGGGATCTGTTCAGTTCGGTCGACGATCTGACCCTGGTGGTCGGGGAGCTGCTGGAGACCCGGGTCGGGCTCGCGCGCCTGCTGGATCTGCTGGAGGCGACCCGGCCGGTTTCCACGCTGATCAAGGCTGATAAATCGGATGCACGCGGTCTGTCGGCCGACCGGGTCACCTACAGCTACGCCGCCGGGGAACCGGTCCTGCACGGCGTCACCGTCCACTTCGCGCCCGGCGAGCACGTCGGCCTGGCCGGCGAGACCGGCTCCGGCAAGACCACCCTGGCCAAGCTGCTCTGCGGCCTCTACCTGCCGGACTCCGGCACGGTCCGGCTCGGCGGCGTCGACCTGGCCGACCTGGACGCGGCCGACCTGCGCCAACGCCTGGTCCTGATCCCGCAGCAGGTGCACATGATCGCCGGCACGCTCGCCGACAACCTGGCCCTGACCCCGGGCGGCAAGACCCACGACGACTTCGCCGCGGCCGCCGGCGCGCTGGGGCTGGCCGGCTGGATCGACGCGCTGCCGGCCGGCTTCGACACCGACCTGGGCCGGCGCGGCGAGCGCTTCTCGGCCGGGGAACGGCAGCTGGTCGGCCTGATCCGGGCCGCGATGACCGACCCCGAGGTGCTGATCCTCGACGAGGCCACCGCCGACCTCGACCCGGGCACCGCCGAGCGGATCGAGCAGGCCCTGGCCCGGCTCCGGGACGGCCGCACGGTCCTGGTCATCGCCCACCGCCCCGCCACCATCGCCCGCCTGCCCCGGGTGGTGCGACTGCACGCCGGTCGCCTGGCAACTCCCGGCCCGGAGAAAGACGAGGAACCATGCCCCTGA
- a CDS encoding lysine N(6)-hydroxylase/L-ornithine N(5)-oxygenase family protein, whose amino-acid sequence MEATTMQDNDVYDLVGIGFGPSNLALAIAIEEHNNGCPPAERLRAVFLEKQDDFGWHRGMLFEDATMQVSFLKDLVTMRNPNSDYSFVSYLHANGRLADFINYKSMYPLRVEFHDYLYWAASRVKDSVHYGHTVTDVVPVRGGALLDVTAGARTFRTRNVSVAVGLESSLPPGVASAERVWHNLDILHRAAAFEVAEPRRFVVVGAGQSAAESVSFLHERYPSAEVCAVFFRYGYSPADDSNFANGIFDPEAVDLYFDAPADVKRMLFDYHRNTNYSVVDGDLIEDLYRRAYREKVLGRTRLRMLNASRIADLTAVPDGITVVVEHLPTGERTPLDADAIVFATGYRPVDVTRMLGAAGEHCLRDEQNLLRVTRDYRMVTDDDLRAGIYLQGGTEHVHGITSTLLSAVAVRSGEIVASLAASPRDVADRPLALIGDR is encoded by the coding sequence ATGGAGGCCACCACCATGCAGGACAACGACGTGTACGACCTGGTCGGCATCGGCTTCGGACCCTCGAACCTGGCCCTGGCCATCGCGATCGAGGAACACAACAACGGCTGCCCGCCCGCCGAGCGGCTGCGCGCGGTCTTCCTGGAGAAGCAGGACGACTTCGGCTGGCACCGCGGGATGCTCTTCGAGGACGCGACCATGCAGGTCTCGTTCCTCAAGGACCTGGTCACCATGCGCAACCCGAACAGCGACTACAGCTTCGTGTCGTACCTGCACGCCAACGGGCGGCTGGCCGACTTCATCAACTACAAGAGCATGTATCCGCTGCGGGTGGAGTTCCACGACTACCTGTACTGGGCGGCGAGCCGGGTCAAGGACAGCGTGCACTACGGCCACACCGTCACCGACGTCGTTCCGGTGCGGGGCGGCGCTCTGCTCGATGTGACGGCGGGCGCGCGGACGTTCCGTACCCGCAATGTCTCGGTCGCCGTCGGCCTGGAGTCGAGTCTGCCGCCGGGAGTGGCATCGGCCGAACGCGTCTGGCACAACCTGGACATCCTGCACCGGGCGGCCGCGTTCGAGGTGGCCGAGCCGCGGCGCTTCGTGGTGGTCGGTGCCGGGCAGAGCGCCGCCGAGTCGGTGTCGTTCCTGCACGAGCGCTACCCGAGCGCCGAGGTCTGCGCGGTCTTCTTCCGCTACGGCTACAGCCCGGCCGACGACAGCAACTTCGCCAACGGGATCTTCGACCCGGAGGCCGTCGACCTGTACTTCGACGCGCCCGCCGACGTCAAGCGGATGCTCTTCGACTACCACCGCAACACCAACTACTCGGTGGTCGACGGCGACCTGATCGAGGACCTGTACCGGCGCGCCTACCGGGAGAAGGTGCTCGGCCGGACCCGGCTGCGGATGCTCAACGCGTCCCGGATCGCCGACCTGACCGCCGTCCCGGACGGGATCACCGTGGTCGTCGAGCACCTGCCGACCGGCGAGCGCACGCCGCTGGACGCGGACGCGATCGTGTTCGCCACCGGCTACCGGCCGGTCGACGTCACCCGGATGCTCGGCGCGGCCGGCGAGCACTGCCTGCGCGACGAGCAGAACCTGCTGCGGGTCACCCGGGACTACCGGATGGTGACCGATGATGATCTGCGGGCGGGCATCTACCTGCAGGGTGGGACCGAGCACGTGCACGGGATAACGTCCACGCTGCTCTCCGCCGTCGCGGTCCGCTCCGGCGAGATCGTGGCCTCGCTCGCCGCCTCGCCCCGCGATGTCGCGGACCGTCCGCTGGCCCTGATCGGGGACCGCTGA
- a CDS encoding isochorismate synthase encodes MTAVSTATTGAELLAGYQPGESSLFASPRGTLLAEGTWFAVPPSGRPDGHADLARRVEAVLGVAEAAGHEVRTVVGAVPFAPGADARLIVPQRLRRGGAPVAADHRRSALGIAGLRPVPTPEGYRASVARAVAEIRAGQYTKVVLARSLHAEVTGFDPAPVVRALAGRDPGGYTFAVDLGAGRTLFGASPELLVARHGRTVTANPLAGSAARSADPAEDRRRAAALLASAKDRHEHAVVSEQVASVLRTYCTDLDVPAEPSLVATATMWHLSTLVTGEIADPAVSALELATALHPTPAVCGTPTPAARAAIGRLEEFDRGFYTGMVGWVDASGDGEWAVTIRCATASPEGLDIYAGAGVVGDSDPRAELAETTAKLGTMLTALGVENADVA; translated from the coding sequence ATGACCGCCGTCTCCACCGCCACCACCGGCGCCGAGCTGCTCGCCGGCTACCAGCCCGGGGAGTCCTCGCTGTTCGCGTCGCCGCGGGGCACGCTGCTCGCCGAGGGCACCTGGTTCGCGGTGCCGCCGTCCGGCCGTCCGGACGGCCACGCCGACCTGGCCCGCCGGGTCGAGGCGGTGCTCGGCGTGGCCGAGGCGGCCGGGCACGAGGTGCGGACCGTGGTCGGCGCCGTGCCGTTCGCCCCGGGCGCCGACGCCCGCCTGATCGTTCCGCAGCGGCTGCGCCGCGGTGGCGCCCCGGTGGCCGCTGATCATCGGCGGTCGGCGCTCGGCATCGCCGGGCTGCGGCCGGTGCCGACGCCGGAGGGCTACCGCGCGTCGGTGGCCCGGGCGGTCGCCGAGATCCGGGCCGGGCAGTACACCAAGGTCGTGCTGGCCCGTTCGCTGCACGCCGAGGTGACCGGTTTCGATCCGGCGCCGGTGGTCCGCGCGCTGGCCGGCCGGGACCCGGGCGGCTACACCTTCGCCGTCGACCTGGGCGCTGGGCGCACGCTCTTCGGGGCCAGTCCGGAGCTGCTGGTGGCCCGGCACGGGCGGACCGTGACCGCCAATCCGCTGGCCGGTTCGGCGGCCCGCAGCGCGGACCCGGCCGAGGACCGGCGCCGGGCCGCGGCGCTGCTCGCCTCGGCCAAGGACCGCCACGAGCACGCCGTGGTCAGCGAGCAGGTGGCCTCGGTGCTGCGCACCTACTGCACGGACCTGGACGTGCCGGCCGAGCCGTCGCTGGTCGCGACGGCCACCATGTGGCACCTGTCCACGCTGGTCACCGGGGAGATCGCCGACCCGGCGGTCTCCGCGCTGGAACTGGCGACCGCGCTGCACCCGACGCCGGCGGTCTGCGGCACGCCGACCCCGGCCGCGCGCGCCGCGATCGGCCGGCTGGAGGAGTTCGACCGGGGCTTCTACACCGGGATGGTCGGCTGGGTGGACGCGTCCGGCGACGGCGAGTGGGCGGTCACCATCCGCTGCGCGACCGCCTCGCCCGAGGGCCTGGACATCTACGCGGGCGCCGGCGTGGTCGGCGACTCGGATCCGCGGGCCGAGCTCGCCGAGACCACCGCCAAGCTCGGCACCATGCTCACCGCGCTGGGAGTGGAGAACGCCGATGTGGCCTGA
- a CDS encoding cation:proton antiporter, with translation MSESLPGLDPHVLLVFLLQVSLLLLIAFALGRLAVRIGLPALVGELLTGVLLGPSLLGALTPELFSWVLPNDADQLHLVDAVGQIGVLLLVGVTGIQLDGRMLRKRGSTGLKVSLAGLLLPLALGIGAGFLVPAALLADGSDRGVFALFLGVAMCVTAIPVIAKILADMGLLHRDIGQLTLAAGTVDDAVGWFLLSVVSAAATTGVRAGTVSMSVLYLVLFVAAAFLLGRPAVRWVMRRVHGGPRVTVAVVVMLLGAAVTQSMRMEAMFGAFIAGILIGQARDDEGILWRDLTPLRTVVLSVLAPIFMATAGLRMDLTALADPKVLLAGFALLLVAIVGKFAGAYLGARASRLSHWEGIALGAGMNARGVVEVVVATTGLRLGVLTIATYTIVVLIAVVTSVMGPPILRLAMSRIEPTPDERDRELVLAGTAVRR, from the coding sequence ATGAGTGAGTCACTGCCCGGCCTGGACCCGCACGTGCTGCTGGTCTTCCTGCTGCAGGTGTCGCTGCTGCTGCTGATCGCGTTCGCGCTGGGCCGGCTCGCGGTCCGGATCGGGCTGCCCGCGCTGGTCGGTGAGCTGCTCACCGGGGTCCTGCTCGGGCCCTCGCTGCTCGGCGCGCTGACCCCGGAGCTGTTCTCCTGGGTGCTGCCGAACGACGCGGACCAGTTGCACCTGGTCGACGCGGTCGGCCAGATCGGCGTGCTGCTGCTGGTCGGCGTCACCGGCATCCAGCTCGACGGGCGGATGCTGCGCAAACGCGGCTCGACCGGGCTCAAGGTCAGCCTCGCCGGGCTGCTGCTGCCGCTCGCGCTCGGCATCGGCGCCGGCTTCCTGGTGCCCGCCGCGCTGCTCGCCGACGGCAGCGACCGCGGCGTGTTCGCGCTGTTCCTGGGCGTCGCGATGTGCGTCACGGCGATCCCGGTGATCGCCAAGATCCTGGCCGACATGGGTCTGCTGCACCGCGACATCGGCCAGCTGACCCTGGCGGCCGGCACGGTCGACGACGCCGTCGGCTGGTTCCTGCTGTCGGTGGTCTCGGCCGCGGCCACCACCGGGGTACGCGCCGGCACCGTCTCGATGTCGGTGCTGTACCTGGTCCTGTTCGTCGCCGCCGCGTTCCTGCTCGGCCGCCCGGCCGTGCGCTGGGTGATGCGGCGCGTGCACGGCGGCCCGCGGGTCACCGTCGCCGTGGTGGTGATGCTGCTCGGCGCGGCCGTGACGCAGTCGATGAGGATGGAGGCGATGTTCGGCGCCTTCATCGCCGGCATCCTGATCGGCCAGGCCCGCGACGACGAGGGCATCCTCTGGCGGGACCTCACGCCGCTGCGCACCGTGGTGCTCAGCGTGCTCGCGCCGATCTTCATGGCCACCGCCGGCCTACGGATGGACCTGACCGCGCTGGCCGACCCGAAGGTGCTGCTCGCCGGGTTCGCCCTGCTGCTGGTGGCGATCGTCGGCAAGTTCGCCGGGGCGTACCTCGGCGCCCGGGCCAGCCGCCTCTCGCACTGGGAGGGGATCGCGCTCGGCGCCGGGATGAACGCGCGCGGCGTCGTCGAGGTGGTGGTCGCCACCACCGGCCTGCGGCTGGGCGTGCTGACCATCGCGACGTACACGATCGTGGTGCTGATCGCCGTGGTCACCTCGGTGATGGGCCCGCCGATCCTGCGCCTGGCCATGTCCCGGATCGAACCGACCCCCGACGAGCGGGACCGTGAGCTCGTGCTGGCCGGAACGGCGGTGCGCCGATGA